The genomic region ATGCTCTCGCGCTTCGACCAATCAACCGTAATATTTTTCCGCAAGCTCTCTGTCAGTTCCTGAGCGATCTTCTTCAAAATCTCATCGCCCAATTCCCGAACCGCCGATTCGTTATCCGCCAAGGCATCGTAGAAAAGTAGCTCATCCGGCGTCAGGCCAGAAGTTTCACCGTGCCTTGCGGCTTCCTGAAACTTTTTAGCCATTTCAATCAGCTCTTCGATCACCTGCGCCGTTTCAATCGACCTGGTTTTGCACGCATCTGTCAGTGGATACTACGCCTGGCTCAAACGCGACGCTGCCCCATCAAACAAGACAACTCGTCTGGAGGCCGAGGTTCTGGCTGCCCACCAGAGAACACGCGGCACATACGGCGCGGAGCGGTTGCACCGGGAACTCGTGGCAAGCGGTTGTGCCGTCAGCCTCTGGAAGGTCAAGCAGCTCCGCCGTGAACTGGGCCTCGTCTGTAAGCGCAAACGACGGGTTATCCGCACCACGGAGTCAAATCACGCGTTGCCGGTCGCTTCCAATCTTCTGAACCGTGACTTCACGCCGGGCGAACACAACCGCGTGTGGGTGAGTGACATAACCTATATCCCCACACGGCAGGGCTGGGTATATCTTGCCGGAATCAAAGATTTACACAGCCGGGAAATTGTCGGCTTCAGCCTGGCTGAGCGTATGGATACCGGGCTTGTCTTGGCTGCATTGATGAAGGCGGTGCGTTTCCACCGCCCACCTGTGGGACTGATTCTGCATTCGGATCGCGGCAGCCAGTATTGCAGCGCAGCTTATCAGAAAAAGCTCCACGCATATGGTCTGATCTGTTCCATGAGCAAAAAAGGGGATTGTTACGACAACGCCCCCATGGAGAGCTTCTGGGGCTTATTGAAGAATGAGTTGGTCCATCGCAAAAGCTACAGATCACAGGCAGAAGCAATTACAGATGTGACAGAGTATATTGAGGTTTTTTATAATCGACAAAGACGCCAGGCAGCACTTGGCTATCTCTCACCGGCGGCGTTTGTCAGAAGCGGGATGATGAAACCAAAGCTGCCGATTGCCGCTTAACATGGCGTTCGAATTTGACGACCTACCTCATACTGCATTTGCGCAGGGTATTCATTTTGTCTTTCTATAACTGGTATTGACAATTATTTTTAAAGTGTTATTGAATGTATAAAACTATTTTCGCAAATAGTTTCATACAGCCATTTTCAGTGGTGGCTGTGGAGGATGCCCCTCTGATCCTCCTCTATTTTTCTTTTTGAGTCCCTCCTTTATCGGTGCGCGGCTCAGGCCATATCCTTTGGTCTTCCAAAAAATTCTAAGGTGCTACACTGCCGTTTTGGCCATGCTGTTACAGCTCTTTTAGCTGTGCGGTGTGGCCTCCAACTTGCTGCTGAATTCAGCCAGAACAGGAGTTTTATATGAATTCCATCATGATCAATCAGCCTAAAAATGGTCAACATATTACCGTCAATACCGCGGCTGACGCCAGATATCTTCTGGATTTTTCAGCTGATCAGGCCACACTTGGGCGGACTGACAATAATCTGATTTTTAGCTTTGAAGATGGTTCCAGCATCAGCGTGATAGATTTTTATTCAGAATACACCAGAGAAAGCATGCCGGACTTTGAAGTCGACGGCGTGCTGATTTCAGGCAGCGACTTTTTCGCTGCGTTCGGGCCGAATCTGGCTCCTGCGGCTGGTCCTTCCGCAGTGGAGCGGTCTTCACACTATGTTGAGCACGATGGAGCTGAACTTGCTTCTGGCATTGACCATCTGGACGGGCTTGCCAGCGGGCCGCAAAGCGCAAGTACTGTTGTTGGTGCGCCTTTGCAGTTCACATCTGCTGCTATGGATCAGTATGGCTCTGAAGGCGCAACGGTGCCAGGGGCAACGCCCGGCAATGGCGGGCCTGGTGGCGGTGGATCTGGTACGGTTTACGCTGCCGACGCGCGTGCCGTTCTGTACAC from Desulfovibrio intestinalis harbors:
- a CDS encoding type I restriction enzyme endonuclease domain-containing protein, producing MIEELIEMAKKFQEAARHGETSGLTPDELLFYDALADNESAVRELGDEILKKIAQELTESLRKNITVDWSKRESIRAKLRILVKRILRKYKYPPDQAEGAIDIVLRQAQELGEAWA
- a CDS encoding IS3 family transposase; this translates as MHASVSGYYAWLKRDAAPSNKTTRLEAEVLAAHQRTRGTYGAERLHRELVASGCAVSLWKVKQLRRELGLVCKRKRRVIRTTESNHALPVASNLLNRDFTPGEHNRVWVSDITYIPTRQGWVYLAGIKDLHSREIVGFSLAERMDTGLVLAALMKAVRFHRPPVGLILHSDRGSQYCSAAYQKKLHAYGLICSMSKKGDCYDNAPMESFWGLLKNELVHRKSYRSQAEAITDVTEYIEVFYNRQRRQAALGYLSPAAFVRSGMMKPKLPIAA